A stretch of DNA from Fimbriimonadaceae bacterium:
AGGGGTTGGACGCCACGGTCGGATTCCCCGAGGACGCGGAGCTGGGTTGGGATGGCGAGTTGGAGCTTCCCGTAACGCTCCAGGTTTCCGGACAGGACTCGTTCGAGGTCGTCGTGCGCTACCAGGCGTGCACGGAAGACGTCTGTCTGGAACCATCGGTCCAGCGCGTGGCAGGCCGCCTGCGGCGCAGCTAGGGCGCCCACCGCATGCGTTTGTACATCCAGGCCCGCGCCAGCGGCTCTTGGTCGCTGGCATGCGCTCCGGACTCGGCGACCCCGGGAGTCAGGACGTTGCGGCCCGCGGGCGTCTTCCAAAGCTCGACCAGTTGGATGTACGTCCCTCGGTTCGAGTAGGGAATAGGCACGCCTTCGACCACGGGGATGGTCCCCGGCGTGTACGCCCACGTGCCAGGATTCTCGCCGCGCTCGGACACCATCCGCTCGACCGCTTTTCGAAAGGCGGCAACGATGAGTTGGTCGGCGGTGCGACCGGCGAGGTAGTCGATGTTTGTCTCGCCTTCGAGCGCGTTGAGGATCAAGGAGGGTTGGAGCGCCGTTCGAAAGAGGTCTGGCGAGAGGAAGCTCCCCATCGGCGCGCTGAACAACTCCGCGCGGACGGCGTCGAGGGTTCGCAGGTAGAGGCTGGCACCGTGCGATCCCGCGACTGCCTTCCCCTCGTAGGCGATCAGCATCTGTGCGGCCTGTCGTTCCGTCTCGCTGGACCACGCCGCGCCCTGCAGGGCGTGTCGAAACGCGGGCATGAGGTACTCCGCGGTCTCCTCGGTGCGCGCGATCCACCACGCGGCCATCTCCAGATCCACGGGAGCCAGCGACTCTGCCGTGAGTTGGTGGAGGAGGGCCGAGTTGCGGAAGATGCGACCCCATGCCGGTGTGTCGAAATTCGGCCACCATGCCGCAGGTTTGTTGTTCCAGTTGGCGATCAGCCCTTCTCGGGGATCGACGACGAGCGGCATCTGCCCCGGCGGCACGAAACCCCTCCACGCCGTATCCTGCGAAAGGGGCATGGGAAAACGCGGGTCCCAACCGGGCGCGCGCAACGGAACCCGGCCGCAGTAGTGGTAGCCGATGTGCCCGGAGGTGGTGGCATAGAAGAGGTTGAACGTGAGCGGGATCCGTGCGGCGACGGCCTTGACGTCGCTTGGCTCCTTGGCCGAGTAGAGGTCGTAAAGCGCCGCGAAGCCCTGCAGCTCGCGATCGGCAAAACCGGACCGCCGGACGAACACGGTCGATCGGGTGGCCAGCAGCACGGGTCCGTCCTCGGTGGATTTCGCCACCACGGACTCCGGTTTCTCGCCTTTGACCGCAAGCGCCCGGTTCTCACTCCGTATGGGTTTCAACTTCCCATCGACCCGATACGAACCGCCCTCGATCGGCGCGAAGAAGATGTCGTCGGTGTCGGCCACCCCGCTGGTCAGACCCCACGCGAGGTCCTTGGTGTGGCCGATGATCACCCCCGGCACGCCCGGCACGTCCATCCCGACGACGTGCACGCCCTCGGCGTCGAGCGACATCTCGTGGACGACCGAGGGCACGCGAAAGCCCATTTGGGGCGCGGACAGCAGGAGGGGAACGCCGAGTCGGGAACGCCCCTTCGACACGACCACCGCGTAGCTGCCCGTCTTGAAGGGCACGTTCCGCGTTTCCGCCACGATTCGGGAGTCCTCCAGCGATGCCGTGCGGATCGCCGGGAGCAGCTCGAGCAACGAAACTTTGGGCAGGGCGGCGAGATGGTGCTCCGTTTCCGCCCGGGTGGCCGTGGGAAACGCGGGGTGCGTCGACAGCGGATCGTCCGAAGGGGCGACGGTGGGGATCGAGCGTGGGTCGTTCTGCCACAGCAAATCGTCGAGGACGTCGGGCAGCCGGTCCTTGACCGGACGCCCTTTCAGATATTCGACGAGGGCCAAGTTGCGAAGCTCCCCTGCGCCGCCCGAACCAAACAGTTGGCCGAGCCGAATCGCGATGGCCGCAGAGTCCAGAGCGGTCCACGGTTGGGGCTCGAAGCCCGCCGCGGCGTAGCCGGGGGGCAACGTCTTGGATTGGCGCGCCTTCTCGATGTAGGCGTTCACTCCGAGCGCGTACGCCTCGAAGGCCGCCCGCGAGCGAGCATCCAACCCGGCAAGCTGCGCTTCGATTTGGGCAACGGTGTAGCCCGTCCGGAGGACCTCGCGGTCCGAGGCGGCCACTTCGGGCCCGAATACCTCCGCCAGAGTCCCGCGCGCCAGGCGGCGGCTGTTCTCCATCTGCCAGAGGCGATCCTCGGCGGTCGCGTAGCCCGCGCCCTCAAACGCCTGCTCCCACGTCGAGGCCCGCACGTGCGGGACGCCGTAGTCGTCCCTCGTCACGGTGTAGGACGGCTGGTGCAGAAACAGGGCGAGGGCGACGAACCACATGCCGCCAGTTTAGCGTTTCACGCGCCGCGGGGCGTGGGTTAGGGAAGGCTGCGGCCGCTTCCGCCACCGAGGCTTTTGCGCGTGATCAAGCCGTAGAGGATCAGGCCGATTCCACCGATGATCGCGATGGGAATCAAGATCTGCAAGAGCCCGGCGAGAAGTCCAAGAACGATCTTGACCGCGAAGAACGCCGCAAAGACGCCTGCGATGATGTACAGACCCAGTTTGATGCTTCCCGACATGGTTGCTCCAAGGTTTCCGCGGACAGTCTTCTGCGGCGACCTTAAGGCTAATCTACAGCAATTGTCGGCGCGATGTCGCGCCTGGCTCCAACTCGGGGACTTTGGGCCCGGCAAACCCGGTTGGCCCCCAAGTAAGATTCGACCATGCAGGTCCCGGTGTTCCGAGCCTCGGCGCCCGATCCCGAATCCGATGCGTTGCTGCAGCTCAACGAGTCGCTCACGCTCGACTGGCTCGTGCGCTTCCTGCGGCACGAGTGCATCGTCCGCCGCGGCGTCCCGCGCGCCGTCCTCGGGCTCTCGGGCGGGGTGGACTCCGCGCTCGCGGCCACCCTCTGCGCCCGCGCCTTCGGACCCGAGAACGTCTGGGCGTATCGGATGCCCTACAAACTCTCGTCGGGCGAGAGTCTCGAGCACGCCCGGCTCGTCGTGAAGGCCTTGGGAATCCACGAGCGAACGATCGACATCAGCCCGATGGTCGACGGTTACGCCGCCACGCAGCCCGACCTCACGCCGGCCAGGCTCGGCAACGTGTGCGCGCGGGCCCGGATGATCGTCCTGTTCGACCAGTCCGCCGAGATGGGTGCGCTTCCCATCGGAACCGGAAACAAGACCGAGCGCCTCTTTGGCTACTACACGTGGCATGCGGACGACGCGCCTCCCATCAACCCGCTGGGCGATCTCTTCAAGACGCAGGTGTGGGCGCTTGCACGCGCCGCCGGCGTCCCGGAAATCATCGTTGAGAAGCCGGCAACCGCCGACCTGATCCAGGGACAGACCGACGAGGGCGATTTCGGCATCTCCTACCCGCGCGCCGACCGCATTCTCGTGCAGCTCGTGCAGGGAAGGAAGCCGGCGGCGCTCGTGCGCCAGGGATTCGACCCGCGCGAAGTCGAACTGGTGCGGTCCAAAGTGGACGCGACCCACTGGAAACGCCGACTCCCGACCGTCGCGATGCTCAGTACCAGCTCGATCGGGGACTACTATCTGCGCCCTGTGGATTACTGACCGGGACGCGTGATGAGGCGGGCGCCCCGTTCGTAGGTCGCGTACGCCCAGGCCCACTCCACCAACACCACGATTCGGTTCCGGAAACCGATCAGATAGACGATGTGGATCGCCAGCCAGAGGAGCCATGCCAGCGCCCCGCCGAGCTTCCAGCGCCCCCACTCCAGAACGGCGGAGGAGCGTCCCACCGTCGCCAAGTTGCCCTTGTCGACGTAATGGAACGGGCCTGGGTCCCTCCCAAGGCCTGCGCGGCTGCGCAACAACTTCGCGACGTGCCTCGCCTGCTGCATGGCGACCGGCGCCACGCCGGGGAGCGGGACGCCGTCTTCGCCCTCGCACCTTGCCGTGTCGCCGATCACGAACAGGTCGGTGTCCGCCGCGGGCTCCAACGTCGGACCGACCGGCACGCGGCCGGCCCGATCGGGTTCGACGCAAAGCCATCGCGCTGCTGGCGACGCCTCGACTCCCGCAGCCCAGAGGACGGTGGCTGCGGCCACGGGCCCCTGGGTGGTCTCGACCCCTTCTGGCGTCACTTTCTCCACCCTTGTCGAGGTGCGGACCTCGACCCCGAGTCTTCTCAGATCCCGCACCGCTCGCTCGGCCAGGTCCTTCGAAAACGTCGCCAGAATGCGATCGCCGCCTTCCAGCAAGAGGATCTTCGCCCGGGTGGGGTCGATGCGCCGGAAATCTCGTGCGAGGACCCGCTTGGCGAGTTCTCCGATCGAACCGGCCAACTCGACTCCCGTTGGCCCCCCGCCGACGATCGCGAAGGTCAGCAGGGCCTCTCTTTGTGCAGGATCCTCGCACCGCTCGGCGCGTTCGAACGCCGTGAGGATCCGGCGCCGCATCTCCGTTGCGTCCTCGACGGTCTTCAAGCCCGGGGCGTCGCGCTCCCATTCGGGATGGCCGAAGTAGCTGTGGGACGCGCCTGTGGCAAGGACGAGGGAGTCGTAGGGAAGGTGCGAACCATCGGCGAGGAGTACGCGTCGGCCTGGGACGTCCACGTCGACCACCTCGGCCATGAGAACCCTCGTGTTCTTGCATCGCCTCAGGATCGAGCGAATGGGAGCCGCGATGCTCGCGGGCGAGAGGCCCGCGGTGGCGACCTGGTAGAGCAAGGGCTGGAAGAGATGGTGGTTCGTCCGGTCCACGACCGTGACCTCGAAAGCCTCGCCGCAAAGCGCCTTCGCCAACGTGAGGCCTCCGAAGCCTGCCCCCACGATCACGACCTTCCTCGAATCCCCCATGCCAGGCATTATGAAAGCCTGCTGGGTTGCCCAGAAGCGCTCCGCTCGGCCATGATCCACCTATGGAGCACTTTCGGCATGCTCTGTGGGCGGTCGCAAGGAGCGTGGTGGACGCCTCGGGAACGACCGGGACGGGTCAAGGAGCGAAGGCCCTTCGCGCGTTCCTGAGGGACGAACACGACGCCACCGTCCAGCTCAGCCTCTTTGGCGGATGGTCGCTCGCCCGGTTCTTCGCCCACTCGGACCAGGCGCTGCAACGCATGGAGGAGGAGATTCGGATCGGGATCCGGGTCCGCATGCCGCTCAGCGTCTTCACGAGACGCCTGAGGGCCGACGATACGCTCGCGATCCTGGCCCTCGACGTGGCCCAGGCGGCGGAGCGGGAGGCTTCTTGAGGCCCTCCCAGGTTCGGTAGAATCCCCCCATGCCTGTGGAGATCCTCATGCCCGAACTGGGCGAGTCCGTGCACGAAGGGACCGTGAGCCGGTGGCTCAAGAAGGAGGGGGAGGCGGTCAAGGAAGACGAGCCGGTCGTGGAGATCATGACCGACAAAGTCAACACGGAGCTGCCCGCGCCCGCCAGCGGAGTGCTTTCCAAGATCCTCATTCAAGAGGGTGAGCTGGTCAAGGTCTTCGCGGCGATGGGGATCATCGACGAGACAGGCTCGGCGGCGAAGACGGCCCCGGCGAAGGAAACGGCAGGCAAGACCAAGGAGAAGCCTGCGGAGGCGCCGAAGGCGGAACCCAGGGCCGAGCCGGCGGCGGCCGAGAGCGAACGCACCTGGTTCACGCCGGTGGTTCGCTCGATTGCGAAGGAGCATGGCCTCGACGACGCCACTCTCTCCACCATTTCCGGATCTGGTGCGGGAGGCCGCGTCACCCGTCGGGACGTCGAGGCCTACCTCGAGTCGCGAGAGGGCGCTCCTGCTCCCGCCGGCCCGCAGCCGGCGGCGGTCGGGCCGGACCAGGAGGTTGTGAAGCTCGCGGGAATGCGAAAGATGATCGCCGACGCGTTGACCCGCAGTTCCCAAGTGCCCACCGTGAGCACGACGATCGATGTCGACGTGAGCCGGATGGTCGAGTTTCGGGCTCACAACAAGGAGTCATTCCTCAACCAATACGGCCTGAAGCTCACGTACACCCCGTTCTTCATCAAGGCCGTCACCGAGGCTCTGCAAGAGTTCCCGCTGGTCAACGCGTCCCTCCAGGAAGACGACAAGATCGTGATGCACCGCGGCGTGACGATGGGAGTCGCCGTTTCGTTGGGCCAAAAGGGCGACCAGGGACTGATCGTGCCCGTGCTTCGAGACACGCACAAGAAGTCGCTGGTCGAAATCGCAAAGGAGTTGGACAGCATCGCCGACAAGGCGCGCAACAACGGGTTGAAACCCGACGACGTTCAAGGCGGGACGTTCACCCTCACCAACCCCGGCAGTTACGGCGCGCTGTTCGGGACGCCGATGATCAACGCGCCGCAGGCGGGGATCCTGGGCACCTATGCGATCCGCCAGGAAGTGGTCGTGCGGGACGGGATGATCGGCATCCGCCCCATGATGTACCTCGTCCTCACGTACGACCACCGCATCGTGGACGGGCTCCTTGCGGGCAGATTCCTGCAGTCGGTTCGAGACAAGCTGCAGAGCTTCGACTTCTTCAAGTAGCCGCCGCACGGGCTTAGAGGTCGCGCTCCATGAAGACCACGTTGGGAATGGGGTTGTCGTAGTAAGGCGTCCGCTCGACGAACTCGAGACTTCGGTACAGCGACCGTGCAGCGTCCATGGAGGCGAGCGTGTCCAGGCGCATCACGCGATAGCCCGCAGAGCGCGCATCCTCGATGACCCGGTTCGCCAGAACGCGTCCGATCCCGGAGCCGCGGGCCTCTGTCCGGACATAGAGGCGCTTCAATTCGCAGACTCCGGGCTCGAGGGGCCTCATCGCGACACAGCCCGCGAACGCATCGGTCGTCGCGGCTAGCCAGAGCGAGCCGTCCGGCGGGGCGTACTTGCCGGGCAGACCCGCCAACTCCTCGTCAAACCCCTGGAAGCAGAAGTTCAAGCCAATCGCGGCCGCGTACTCGTTGAAAAGGTCTCGAACGGCTCGCAGGTCGTCGGGGAACCTCGCTTCCCGATAGACGATCGTGCTCATGTCTGCAGCTTCCCGGTCGCAACGACCACGACTCCGCCGCGCAAGAAGACGCGCGGCCCTTCCAGACGCATCTTCACGAGCCCTCCCCGGCGCGAAGCTTGGTAGCCGTGGAGCTCGGTCCGACCGAGCCGCTCTCCCCAGAAGGGGGCGAGCGCGCAGTGAGCGGAGCCGGTCACCTGGTCTTCATCCACACCGCACGCAGGGGCGAAGTAGCGTGAGACGAAGTCGATCGTCGGGTCGGAGGATTTTGCGGTGACGATGAGCCCTCTGGCGTCGAGCTTCGCGATCTCTGGCAAATCGGGGTCCATCCGTCGCACGGCGTCTTCGCTCTCCAACTGAATGAGCACATCCAGCCGGTTCTTCCCAATCCAGGTCGGCTTGGCGTGGACCAACGTCTCTGCGTTCGGCAGCCGGTAAGAACGGGGCGGCTCGGCAGGGAAGTCCAGCGTGGCGCCCTTCTTCTCCGACCACGCTTTGTGCTTGCCGCTGAGCGTGTGGAACACGATCTCCTCGCCCCACGGCACGTGTCCGGCAACCGAAAGGACGTGGGCGGCTGCGAGGGTCGCATGGCCGCACAGATCCACCTCGACCGTGGGCGTGAACCAGCGAAGGTTCCACTGTTTGTCCCGACGCGGCCTCAGGAACGCGGTTTCCGCTTGGTTCAGCTCGTTGGCGACGTGCTGCATCCATGAAGCGTCCCGCCCTTTGCGCAAGACGCACACACCGGCGCAGTTGCCCTCGAAGGGGGCCTCCGCGAACGCGTCGACCAACCAGAACGGCTCCACAGAGTCCATGGTACCGGGACCGCAACCCGAGGTTGGAAGCCCTGTGGGGAGGAGCGTGTTCGGCGAAGGTAGAATCGAACCGACGAGGCAGGGAGAGGAAGCGCAAGCATGGCGATTGTCGATGTGAACATCACGGCTGGAAAAGAAACGGTTGGGGAACCCTGGATGTGGCGGCTCTCACGAGAGTTCGAGGTCCGAGTCACGATCAAGAAGGCCAACATCGACGCCGACTATGGCTGGGCGCAAATCGAGCTGGAGGGGCCGGTCGAGGAGATTCAACGCGCCACCTCCTGGCTGATGACGACGGGCTTGCACGTGGAGGCCCAGCAACGCGCCGTCGGGGCATGAGCCTCTTCGAACCGTACGTCCCCGAGGATTTCGACGGGTTCTGGCAGGAAGTGGCCGACGCGGCGCGCGCCGCCCCGCTCGACTTCCACCGCAGTCTGCAACCGGAATCCCCCGCCCCCGGTCTGCTGGTGGAGCCCTTCGACTTCCGAGGCATCGCAGGATCGCGACTGCATGGCTGGTTCGCGTATCCCGAGCACGTGCGCCGCGCTCCGGCATTCCTGTGGATTCCCCCCTACGGGCGGGAATCGCTCTTGCCGAACAGCTATGGAACACGGCCAGGCTACGCGAGCCTCAGCTTCAACTTCTTCGGGCACAGCGCGTTCCACCAGGAGGCCTACATCCCGTCCCGCGGCTATTTCGCAGAGGGCGCGGACGACCCCGAGTCCTTCGTTTTCCGGAGCATGGCCCAGGATGCGATGATCGCGGCCCGCGTGCTGCAAGCCCAAATCGAGGTGGACGAGGATCGCATCGGGGCGATGGGGATGAGCCAAGGCGGCGGCATGGCGATTTGGCTTGGGGCGTGGTTGCCCTTCGTCAAGGCTGTGGTGGCCGACATGCCCTTCCTTGGGGCGATGGGGGCCGCTTTGACCCGCAACGCCCACCGGTATCCAATGAAGGAGCTGGTGGACTATGGCGAGTCGGTCCCGCTCGGTGCCGAACGCGTGCTGAACACGTTGAGCTACTTCGATACGATGAACCAAGCCACGAGGTGCCGTGTCCCAACCCGCGTCACCCTGGGTGAGAAGGACCCCGCGGCGCGGCCGGAGAACGTCGAGGCGATCTACCACGCGCTCCCAGGCGAGAAGGAGCTGGTCCGGCTGGACATCGGCCACGACTGGGACCCCCGCATGGTCGAAGGAGGGCGGCGTTGGCTCGACCGGCACCTTCCGACCGTTTGAAGATCGCCCAAGTGGGAAGCTCGCTCTTCGATTGGGGAGGGATCGAGCGGTATGTGGCGTACCTCTCGCAGGGCCTGGCCGCGCGGGGACACGACGTCGACGTCTGGTGCCCTGCGGAATCGCCTTTGGCGCAACGCGCGACCGTCGCGGTGCGGCCCTCCGCGCTCCGGGGACAATTCCGATTCGACCGAATCGGGGGCTTTGTCCGCCTGTTTCGGAAGGGGCGGTACGACGTCGCGCACATCCATTTCAGTCCCGACTTCATCGTGCCCGCGCTCGCGGCGAGACTGCAGCGAGTTCCCCTGGTGGTCATGACCCGGCACGTCGCCTTGCCGTGGAGCCCGTCCAAGGTGCGGCGCTACCTCAGGCTCTTCGACCACATCATCCCCGTTTCCGACGCCGTCGAGAGGCGTCTGCACGAATCAGGGGTCCCAGCGTCGCGCATGACCGTGGCCAAAGCCGGCTGCGAACCCCTTCGACCCAAAGTCGGGCGCGAGGCGGCGCGCGAGGCGCTGGGGATTGCCGAGGGAGATTTTGCCGCCGGGGTGTTCGGACGGCTGGTCAAAGAAAAGGGCGTTGACGTGCTGTTGCGAGCGCAGAGCGTTCCCGACCATGTCCGCTACGAGGTGTTCGGGGAGGGCCCCGAGCTGGATTCGCTGCGCCGGGAGGCAGGCCCGCGCACGACCTTTCGGGGCTTTGTTCCCGACGTGGCCGACGCGATGAACGCGATGGATGCGATCGTCCTGCCGAGCGTCTGGGAAGAGGCGTTCCCCTATGCCGCGCTCGAAGCGATGTCGTTGGGACGCGCCTTGGTGGCGTCCAGGATCGGGGGGCTTCCCGAAGTGGTGGTCGACGGGGAGACGGGGCTCTTGTTCGACCCCGGATCCTCGCCGATGCTCGCCTCGTGTCTGACGCGTCTGGCCGGGGATGCGGACCTCGTCGCCCGACTCGGTGCGGCGGGTCTGGCTTCGCACCGCGCCACGTACGAGCTCGGCCACATGGCGGAGCGGATCGAGAGGGTCTATTTCGCGAACCTAGAACGCTGACCGAGCGTCCGCGATCGCCTTGACCTGCTCCAGCAGTTCACGGGCACGTCCCAACGGCCACTGGGTGGCCGCGTCGGACAGGGCGCGGTCGGGGTCGGGGTGCACCTCGAGGAAGAGCGCGTCGATGCCCACCGCCACGGCGGCGCGGGCCATCGCGGGAATCGACTCGCGCACCCCGCCCGTGGCCGTTCCCGCTCCACCAGGCCGTTGGGCCGAGTGCGAGGCGTCGAAGCACACGGGAACGCCGAACCCGCGCATCGTCTCGAGTCCGGGCATGTCCACCACGAGGGTGTTGTAGCCAAAGCTGGTTCCGCGCTCGGTCAGCATCGTTCCCTTGGCTCCGTAGCCGCGCAGCTTTTCGACGATGTTCTTGGTGTCCCAGGGCGCCAAAAACTGGCCCTTCTTCACGTTCACCGGTTTGCCCGTGTCGGCAGCGGCCCGGAGCAGGTCGCTTTGGCGGCAGAGGAAGGCGGGGATCTGCAGAAGATCCACGCTTTCGGCCACGAGCGCGGCCTGGTTCGGAAGGTGGAGGTCCGTGGTCGTGGGCACACGGAGATCGGCGCCCACCTTTCGGAGGATCGCAAGACCCGCGTCGATGCCAAGGCCGCGCTCCGAGCTCTCGGACGTACGGTTCGCCTTGTCGAAGGACGCCTTGAACACGTAGCCGAAATCCAGTTCTCGGCAGAGTTCCGCCATCTGTCCCGCGACCTCGTCGCACAGGCCCTGGGACTCCGCCATGCACGGCCCGGCGATCAGGACGAGCCTTCCGGCGCCCAGTTCGACCGGCCCCGCAAAGAACGTCTTCAAATCCCCGCGCCCGCCCGCCTGAGCGCGTCCTTCAGCTCCTGCGCGTTGGAAAGGTGGGTTTTGATCTCCGAGCGCTCGCCTCCCGGTTTGTGGAACACGATGTGCGGAAGCCCGACGATGTCGAACATCTTTTGCGTCTGTTTCTGATACTCGGGATCGACGCCGGTGGACCAATCGATGCGGAGGGCGAT
This window harbors:
- the kdsA gene encoding 3-deoxy-8-phosphooctulonate synthase, which produces MKTFFAGPVELGAGRLVLIAGPCMAESQGLCDEVAGQMAELCRELDFGYVFKASFDKANRTSESSERGLGIDAGLAILRKVGADLRVPTTTDLHLPNQAALVAESVDLLQIPAFLCRQSDLLRAAADTGKPVNVKKGQFLAPWDTKNIVEKLRGYGAKGTMLTERGTSFGYNTLVVDMPGLETMRGFGVPVCFDASHSAQRPGGAGTATGGVRESIPAMARAAVAVGIDALFLEVHPDPDRALSDAATQWPLGRARELLEQVKAIADARSAF
- a CDS encoding NAD+ synthase, whose translation is MQVPVFRASAPDPESDALLQLNESLTLDWLVRFLRHECIVRRGVPRAVLGLSGGVDSALAATLCARAFGPENVWAYRMPYKLSSGESLEHARLVVKALGIHERTIDISPMVDGYAATQPDLTPARLGNVCARARMIVLFDQSAEMGALPIGTGNKTERLFGYYTWHADDAPPINPLGDLFKTQVWALARAAGVPEIIVEKPATADLIQGQTDEGDFGISYPRADRILVQLVQGRKPAALVRQGFDPREVELVRSKVDATHWKRRLPTVAMLSTSSIGDYYLRPVDY
- a CDS encoding GNAT family N-acetyltransferase, whose product is MSTIVYREARFPDDLRAVRDLFNEYAAAIGLNFCFQGFDEELAGLPGKYAPPDGSLWLAATTDAFAGCVAMRPLEPGVCELKRLYVRTEARGSGIGRVLANRVIEDARSAGYRVMRLDTLASMDAARSLYRSLEFVERTPYYDNPIPNVVFMERDL
- a CDS encoding acetylxylan esterase codes for the protein MSLFEPYVPEDFDGFWQEVADAARAAPLDFHRSLQPESPAPGLLVEPFDFRGIAGSRLHGWFAYPEHVRRAPAFLWIPPYGRESLLPNSYGTRPGYASLSFNFFGHSAFHQEAYIPSRGYFAEGADDPESFVFRSMAQDAMIAARVLQAQIEVDEDRIGAMGMSQGGGMAIWLGAWLPFVKAVVADMPFLGAMGAALTRNAHRYPMKELVDYGESVPLGAERVLNTLSYFDTMNQATRCRVPTRVTLGEKDPAARPENVEAIYHALPGEKELVRLDIGHDWDPRMVEGGRRWLDRHLPTV
- a CDS encoding glycosyltransferase family 4 protein; amino-acid sequence: MARPAPSDRLKIAQVGSSLFDWGGIERYVAYLSQGLAARGHDVDVWCPAESPLAQRATVAVRPSALRGQFRFDRIGGFVRLFRKGRYDVAHIHFSPDFIVPALAARLQRVPLVVMTRHVALPWSPSKVRRYLRLFDHIIPVSDAVERRLHESGVPASRMTVAKAGCEPLRPKVGREAAREALGIAEGDFAAGVFGRLVKEKGVDVLLRAQSVPDHVRYEVFGEGPELDSLRREAGPRTTFRGFVPDVADAMNAMDAIVLPSVWEEAFPYAALEAMSLGRALVASRIGGLPEVVVDGETGLLFDPGSSPMLASCLTRLAGDADLVARLGAAGLASHRATYELGHMAERIERVYFANLER
- a CDS encoding 2-oxo acid dehydrogenase subunit E2, which produces MPVEILMPELGESVHEGTVSRWLKKEGEAVKEDEPVVEIMTDKVNTELPAPASGVLSKILIQEGELVKVFAAMGIIDETGSAAKTAPAKETAGKTKEKPAEAPKAEPRAEPAAAESERTWFTPVVRSIAKEHGLDDATLSTISGSGAGGRVTRRDVEAYLESREGAPAPAGPQPAAVGPDQEVVKLAGMRKMIADALTRSSQVPTVSTTIDVDVSRMVEFRAHNKESFLNQYGLKLTYTPFFIKAVTEALQEFPLVNASLQEDDKIVMHRGVTMGVAVSLGQKGDQGLIVPVLRDTHKKSLVEIAKELDSIADKARNNGLKPDDVQGGTFTLTNPGSYGALFGTPMINAPQAGILGTYAIRQEVVVRDGMIGIRPMMYLVLTYDHRIVDGLLAGRFLQSVRDKLQSFDFFK
- a CDS encoding NAD(P)/FAD-dependent oxidoreductase, which produces MGDSRKVVIVGAGFGGLTLAKALCGEAFEVTVVDRTNHHLFQPLLYQVATAGLSPASIAAPIRSILRRCKNTRVLMAEVVDVDVPGRRVLLADGSHLPYDSLVLATGASHSYFGHPEWERDAPGLKTVEDATEMRRRILTAFERAERCEDPAQREALLTFAIVGGGPTGVELAGSIGELAKRVLARDFRRIDPTRAKILLLEGGDRILATFSKDLAERAVRDLRRLGVEVRTSTRVEKVTPEGVETTQGPVAAATVLWAAGVEASPAARWLCVEPDRAGRVPVGPTLEPAADTDLFVIGDTARCEGEDGVPLPGVAPVAMQQARHVAKLLRSRAGLGRDPGPFHYVDKGNLATVGRSSAVLEWGRWKLGGALAWLLWLAIHIVYLIGFRNRIVVLVEWAWAYATYERGARLITRPGQ
- a CDS encoding PhzF family phenazine biosynthesis protein — translated: MEPFWLVDAFAEAPFEGNCAGVCVLRKGRDASWMQHVANELNQAETAFLRPRRDKQWNLRWFTPTVEVDLCGHATLAAAHVLSVAGHVPWGEEIVFHTLSGKHKAWSEKKGATLDFPAEPPRSYRLPNAETLVHAKPTWIGKNRLDVLIQLESEDAVRRMDPDLPEIAKLDARGLIVTAKSSDPTIDFVSRYFAPACGVDEDQVTGSAHCALAPFWGERLGRTELHGYQASRRGGLVKMRLEGPRVFLRGGVVVVATGKLQT
- a CDS encoding NIL domain-containing protein produces the protein MAIVDVNITAGKETVGEPWMWRLSREFEVRVTIKKANIDADYGWAQIELEGPVEEIQRATSWLMTTGLHVEAQQRAVGA
- a CDS encoding penicillin acylase family protein, which encodes MWFVALALFLHQPSYTVTRDDYGVPHVRASTWEQAFEGAGYATAEDRLWQMENSRRLARGTLAEVFGPEVAASDREVLRTGYTVAQIEAQLAGLDARSRAAFEAYALGVNAYIEKARQSKTLPPGYAAAGFEPQPWTALDSAAIAIRLGQLFGSGGAGELRNLALVEYLKGRPVKDRLPDVLDDLLWQNDPRSIPTVAPSDDPLSTHPAFPTATRAETEHHLAALPKVSLLELLPAIRTASLEDSRIVAETRNVPFKTGSYAVVVSKGRSRLGVPLLLSAPQMGFRVPSVVHEMSLDAEGVHVVGMDVPGVPGVIIGHTKDLAWGLTSGVADTDDIFFAPIEGGSYRVDGKLKPIRSENRALAVKGEKPESVVAKSTEDGPVLLATRSTVFVRRSGFADRELQGFAALYDLYSAKEPSDVKAVAARIPLTFNLFYATTSGHIGYHYCGRVPLRAPGWDPRFPMPLSQDTAWRGFVPPGQMPLVVDPREGLIANWNNKPAAWWPNFDTPAWGRIFRNSALLHQLTAESLAPVDLEMAAWWIARTEETAEYLMPAFRHALQGAAWSSETERQAAQMLIAYEGKAVAGSHGASLYLRTLDAVRAELFSAPMGSFLSPDLFRTALQPSLILNALEGETNIDYLAGRTADQLIVAAFRKAVERMVSERGENPGTWAYTPGTIPVVEGVPIPYSNRGTYIQLVELWKTPAGRNVLTPGVAESGAHASDQEPLARAWMYKRMRWAP